A DNA window from Paramormyrops kingsleyae isolate MSU_618 chromosome 10, PKINGS_0.4, whole genome shotgun sequence contains the following coding sequences:
- the vma21 gene encoding vacuolar ATPase assembly integral membrane protein vma21: MYSPVDKSDKTSLNAMSTPAQDFRGNDGSLVSALKTLLFFTVLMITLPIGLYFASKAYIFEASMGMSSNDSYFYGAIVAVVAVHFVLALFVYVAWNEGSRQWREGKQD; this comes from the exons ATGTATTCCCCAGTGGATAAGTCTGATAAAACTTCGTTGAATGCCATGTCGACGCCAGCACAAGATTTCAGAGG GAATGATGGCTCATTGGTGTCTGCTTTGAAGACTCTGCTGTTTTTTACAGTCCTCATGATCACACTGCCAATAGGGTTGTACTTTGCATCCAAAGCCTATATTTTTGAAG CTTCGATGGGCATGTCCAGCAACGACAGCTACTTTTATGGGGCCATCGTGGCTGTAGTGGCTGTGCATTTTGTGTTGGCCCTCTTCGTGTACGTGGCATGGAACGAGGGCTCACGGCAGTGGAGAGAGGGCAAACAGGACTAG